The proteins below come from a single Erysipelothrix piscisicarius genomic window:
- a CDS encoding N-acetylmuramoyl-L-alanine amidase family protein, whose protein sequence is MKKKKHLFPKVSLMSCLLLTAMPLQTAFADAPNFLVEPIAGTQIGTLPSIPGIDGFPIIPGIHDDMFQEMIESYKEQTKKLVIQKIKPFLINEAQYHRGVESINNDINSLIEEIESEENGLYGTHLALKQEIQRIATGLSYHRFTQEAKYLEDYGKLTFPELDEAYIDLLVNHKTSHRTLVKYENKVEGRAPLEALIVPLRSRLRTIHDLYFEVSLLPETHESFLEYQASNIQDKIVEVSRVLAQGVSEFIDYKRLENLMEKELHPLHLELSTLRKNRQIQMLRDVYPDFEQANELVESLKTTQDSKEKYKKFHELLELYIQRAGDIRKLDVFQRFYRTYQTVVEAEKEKLRDYLESNIFDSQFVQGEKVKNKEVKLVNRDVFLNMIQNARTMVEIKGIQLELDSIAKSFQKGEGDGKVEPERPIKVEKPGDQKKPIDQKKPVDEAKPEKNQTLKEGWNKKNDKWYYVEKSGAVAKGWKKVSNKWYYLDESGAMVTGWKKVSNKWYYLEKSGAMVTGWKKVSNKWYYLEKSGAMATGWKKVSNKWYYLEKSGAMATGWKKVSNKWYYLDNSGMMVTGSKTINGKKYTFKSDGSLK, encoded by the coding sequence ATGAAAAAGAAAAAACACCTATTTCCGAAAGTAAGCCTTATGTCATGCTTACTTTTAACAGCAATGCCATTACAAACAGCGTTTGCAGATGCGCCCAATTTTTTAGTTGAGCCTATAGCAGGAACTCAAATCGGAACATTGCCAAGCATACCTGGAATTGATGGATTTCCAATCATACCTGGAATTCATGATGATATGTTTCAAGAAATGATCGAATCATATAAAGAACAAACTAAAAAATTAGTGATTCAAAAAATAAAGCCCTTTTTAATCAATGAGGCACAATATCATCGTGGTGTTGAGTCAATCAACAATGACATTAATTCATTGATTGAAGAGATTGAATCTGAAGAAAATGGATTGTACGGAACCCATTTAGCACTCAAACAAGAAATTCAGCGTATTGCTACAGGGTTGAGCTACCATAGGTTTACGCAAGAGGCAAAGTATCTTGAAGATTATGGGAAATTAACATTTCCGGAATTGGATGAAGCTTATATTGATTTGCTCGTGAACCATAAAACATCACACCGTACACTTGTTAAGTACGAGAATAAGGTTGAAGGAAGAGCACCACTTGAAGCGCTCATCGTCCCGTTAAGAAGTCGATTGAGAACGATTCATGACCTTTATTTTGAAGTGAGTCTCCTTCCAGAGACCCACGAGTCATTCTTAGAATACCAAGCTTCAAACATTCAAGATAAAATTGTGGAAGTGAGCCGCGTGCTAGCACAAGGTGTGAGCGAGTTTATTGATTACAAACGCCTTGAAAATCTTATGGAAAAAGAACTACATCCATTACACTTAGAACTCTCTACATTGAGAAAAAATCGACAAATTCAAATGCTACGCGATGTTTATCCAGATTTTGAACAAGCTAATGAATTAGTTGAATCTCTAAAAACAACTCAAGATTCGAAAGAAAAATATAAAAAATTCCACGAACTTCTTGAGTTGTATATTCAAAGGGCAGGTGATATTCGAAAACTAGATGTGTTTCAGAGATTTTATAGAACGTATCAAACCGTAGTTGAGGCAGAAAAAGAAAAACTTCGCGATTACTTAGAATCTAATATCTTTGATTCTCAATTCGTACAAGGAGAAAAAGTAAAGAATAAAGAAGTAAAACTTGTGAATCGAGACGTCTTTTTAAATATGATTCAAAATGCTCGAACGATGGTGGAAATTAAAGGCATTCAGTTAGAACTTGATTCAATCGCTAAATCTTTCCAAAAAGGGGAGGGAGATGGCAAGGTTGAACCTGAAAGACCTATTAAAGTAGAAAAACCGGGTGATCAGAAGAAACCAATAGATCAGAAAAAACCGGTGGATGAAGCAAAACCAGAAAAAAATCAAACGCTAAAAGAAGGCTGGAATAAGAAAAACGATAAGTGGTACTATGTTGAGAAATCCGGAGCGGTTGCGAAAGGTTGGAAGAAAGTCTCGAATAAATGGTACTATCTTGATGAATCTGGTGCAATGGTAACGGGTTGGAAGAAAGTTTCAAACAAATGGTACTACCTTGAGAAATCCGGTGCAATGGTAACAGGTTGGAAGAAAGTCTCAAACAAGTGGTACTACCTTGAGAAATCCGGCGCAATGGCAACAGGTTGGAAGAAAGTCTCAAACAAATGGTACTACCTTGAGAAATCCGGTGCTATGGCAACAGGCTGGAAGAAAGTCTCAAATAAGTGGTACTACCTTGATAACTCAGGAATGATGGTTACAGGTTCAAAGACCATTAATGGGAAAAAGTATACATTTAAAAGTGATGGAAGTTTAAAATAG
- a CDS encoding IS3 family transposase (programmed frameshift), with translation MAKLTRKQKIEIYEKRKLGQSVCSLVNEYGINKSSIKYLVRLIDQHGPNVLRRNKNHFYSHEFKSEVINRILMDGESTIAIAIELGLSSDGLIYNWIKNYKENGYNVIERKRGKPSMTKPTKLLTVNDELKALKKKNKYLEAENEYLKKLNAVVKQRVGARKKKTRVVSLLRQNILRDSFKISGLARSTYYFYVSKIDFDTKNDELMQEIIEIYYDHKGRYGYRRITLELNNRGIRVNHKKVLRLMNKMGLHSIIRKKRKYSSYKGTVGTIVENRVQRDFEADKPNQKWFTDITEFNVQGKKIYLSPILDAYGRYIVSYNISTSPNLDQTRDVLHKAFSCNDTQGTIIHSDRGWQYQHQFYVKELEAHSMIRSMSRKGNSIDNGLMEGFFGLLKSEMYYDQEHKYKKVEELVDAIDEYIDYYNNKRIKSKLKGLTPVQYRNQSLNLKDN, from the exons ATGGCTAAGCTAACACGAAAACAAAAAATTGAAATATATGAAAAACGAAAGTTAGGACAATCAGTATGTTCATTAGTAAATGAGTATGGTATTAATAAATCAAGTATTAAATATTTGGTAAGACTTATCGATCAACATGGACCCAATGTTCTAAGACGAAACAAAAATCACTTTTATTCTCATGAATTTAAGTCAGAAGTAATAAATCGGATATTAATGGATGGAGAAAGTACAATAGCTATCGCCATCGAACTTGGATTAAGTTCTGATGGATTGATTTACAATTGGATTAAAAATTATAAAGAAAACGGCTATAATGTCATAGAACGGAAACGAGGTAAACCATCTATGACAAAACCAACTAAACTGTTAACAGTTAATGATGAACTAAAGGCATTGAAGAAAAAAAACAAGTATTTGGAAGCGGAGAATGAATATTTAAAAAAATTGAATGCCGTAGTGAAACAAAGGGTGG GAGCGCGAAAGAAGAAAACCAGAGTAGTTTCCTTACTACGACAAAATATCCTTAGAGATTCTTTTAAAATATCCGGACTCGCTCGATCTACTTACTACTTCTACGTTTCAAAAATTGATTTTGATACCAAAAACGACGAACTCATGCAAGAGATTATAGAAATCTATTATGATCACAAAGGACGATATGGTTATCGTAGAATTACTTTAGAACTAAATAATCGAGGAATTCGTGTAAATCACAAGAAAGTCTTGAGACTTATGAATAAAATGGGATTACATTCAATCATAAGAAAGAAACGTAAGTATTCTTCATATAAAGGGACAGTGGGAACCATTGTTGAGAATCGAGTTCAAAGAGATTTTGAAGCTGATAAACCCAATCAAAAATGGTTTACGGATATCACTGAGTTTAATGTGCAAGGGAAGAAAATCTATCTTTCACCAATACTTGATGCATATGGTAGATACATTGTATCTTACAACATATCTACAAGTCCTAATTTGGATCAAACTAGAGACGTGCTTCACAAGGCATTTTCTTGTAACGATACGCAAGGAACAATTATTCATTCGGATAGAGGATGGCAATACCAACATCAATTTTATGTGAAAGAATTAGAAGCACATTCGATGATTAGAAGTATGTCAAGAAAGGGAAATAGTATTGATAACGGACTCATGGAGGGCTTTTTTGGGCTACTAAAATCAGAAATGTATTATGACCAAGAACATAAGTATAAAAAGGTAGAAGAATTAGTTGATGCAATTGATGAATATATCGACTATTATAATAACAAGAGAATTAAGAGCAAACTAAAAGGACTGACCCCTGTTCAATACAGGAATCAATCCTTAAATTTAAAAGATAATTAG
- a CDS encoding IS30 family transposase, whose protein sequence is MKYKQLDKKMKDQIDILLSIGYSMRKAARKLNISHSTISRYKNNVYKKRTIDIREKYSHLIEYLHSHYDPKVHWVEVCLSNYKRYHPYKPCVSSQQVYNWINQGKLDIKPNRMCYKRRKRKKRISGMMNHLRWNLEEKTVLPISLRPKYIEERNEIGHLEIDSIIGKKHESAAIISIVDRCSRMTWLIKAEYRYDYYTSNLIRKFIEENNITTKSITVDNGLEFKTLGITAKRLGVKLYKCDPYCSFQRGTNERANAIVRRFIPKGKSMYDIAQQYLDDICFKINSMPRKIFDFKTAYEIDFNKSESGAVEI, encoded by the coding sequence ATGAAGTATAAACAATTAGATAAAAAAATGAAAGACCAAATTGATATTCTATTAAGCATCGGCTACTCTATGCGCAAGGCAGCACGTAAACTCAATATATCTCATTCTACGATTTCTAGATATAAAAATAATGTCTATAAGAAACGAACGATTGATATTCGAGAAAAATATTCCCACTTAATCGAATATCTGCATTCTCACTATGATCCTAAAGTTCATTGGGTAGAAGTATGCTTGAGTAACTATAAACGATATCATCCATATAAACCGTGTGTTTCATCGCAGCAAGTCTATAACTGGATTAATCAAGGTAAACTTGATATAAAACCAAATAGAATGTGCTATAAACGTCGAAAACGTAAAAAGAGAATTAGTGGAATGATGAATCACTTGAGATGGAACTTGGAAGAGAAAACGGTACTTCCAATTAGCCTTAGACCTAAATACATTGAGGAACGTAACGAGATTGGCCATCTCGAAATCGACTCTATAATCGGTAAGAAACATGAATCTGCAGCGATTATATCCATTGTAGACCGCTGCTCAAGAATGACCTGGCTTATTAAAGCAGAATATCGATATGACTATTACACATCAAACTTAATTCGAAAATTTATTGAAGAGAATAATATAACCACGAAATCGATAACAGTAGATAATGGACTTGAATTTAAAACATTAGGAATTACAGCCAAGCGGTTGGGTGTGAAACTATATAAGTGTGATCCATACTGTTCTTTTCAACGTGGAACCAATGAACGAGCGAATGCAATCGTTAGAAGGTTTATACCAAAAGGAAAATCAATGTATGATATAGCGCAACAATATCTTGATGATATTTGCTTCAAAATTAACTCAATGCCGCGAAAAATATTTGACTTCAAAACGGCCTATGAGATAGACTTTAATAAAAGTGAAAGTGGTGCGGTTGAGATTTGA
- the nadE gene encoding NAD(+) synthase, with translation MKIAIAQLRVKANQPQENFEAIQAIVEESIGKADLVVFPELAVGGYLIGDRMNNQASIDEMMVYNDRIRCLSQEIGIVWGNLYQKEDKLYNAAFFAYQGEWVKRANHESEGVYTKHLLPNYGVFDDKRYFDPGNHNFGPFIFKGDRICIQICEDLWDDASDLKPTALMMQHSPDLMINISCSPWHKNKESMRLAEIKRQNLDIPFIYVNATGMQNNGKNVVLFDGGSMIVSPESVTYLDANFKQTLDLFDLNSQASNTPDDDDKMYHALISAIRYFDEEALPYGPKWIVGVSGGLDSSVSIALLVKALGKDRVVGVTMPSQFNRDITKNNAYHLSNVLGFKFLEIPIAAMTDATVESMAFGGYKDVQGLAFENVQARLRGHTLMTISSLENGVVMNNGNKIEVALGYATLYGDAIGALAILGDLTKMEVGMIGRTLNRIAGTEIVPQNLIPTEMEDRVDWEFAPSAELAQDQFDPMKWGYHDALVNALMHGQLEAILKSYLDQSIYKSELGKYLTSYGLENGKMFIDDLKWVLKTMNTAVYKRVQMPPIVMVSDCAFGTPYRESQYALHLTETELKLMNIIYNL, from the coding sequence ATGAAAATTGCTATTGCACAATTAAGAGTAAAAGCAAATCAACCACAGGAAAATTTTGAAGCAATTCAAGCAATTGTAGAAGAATCGATTGGTAAAGCAGATCTGGTTGTGTTCCCAGAATTAGCGGTAGGCGGTTATCTCATTGGCGATCGCATGAATAATCAAGCAAGTATCGATGAGATGATGGTCTATAACGACCGTATACGCTGCTTATCACAAGAGATAGGGATTGTTTGGGGAAATCTTTACCAAAAAGAAGATAAACTCTATAATGCGGCTTTTTTCGCATATCAAGGCGAATGGGTTAAACGTGCAAACCATGAATCCGAAGGTGTATATACAAAGCACCTTCTACCTAACTATGGTGTTTTTGACGATAAAAGATATTTTGATCCTGGAAATCACAACTTTGGACCGTTCATTTTTAAGGGTGATCGTATTTGTATCCAAATCTGTGAAGATTTGTGGGATGATGCAAGTGATTTAAAACCTACCGCGTTAATGATGCAACACAGTCCCGATCTCATGATTAACATCTCATGTTCACCATGGCACAAAAATAAGGAATCCATGCGCTTAGCAGAAATTAAAAGACAGAATTTGGACATACCTTTTATTTATGTGAATGCGACAGGGATGCAAAATAACGGCAAGAATGTTGTACTGTTTGATGGTGGAAGTATGATTGTATCTCCTGAATCGGTGACATATTTGGATGCTAATTTTAAACAGACACTTGATCTATTCGATTTAAATTCTCAAGCATCAAATACACCCGACGATGACGATAAGATGTATCATGCATTGATTTCAGCAATTCGTTACTTTGATGAAGAAGCACTACCCTATGGACCAAAGTGGATTGTTGGTGTTTCGGGAGGATTGGATAGTAGTGTGTCCATTGCGTTACTTGTTAAGGCATTAGGGAAAGATCGTGTGGTGGGGGTAACAATGCCTAGCCAGTTCAATCGCGACATAACCAAAAATAATGCATATCATCTCAGTAACGTTTTAGGATTTAAGTTCTTGGAAATCCCAATTGCTGCAATGACCGATGCAACGGTTGAGAGTATGGCGTTTGGTGGCTACAAAGACGTACAAGGACTCGCATTTGAAAATGTTCAAGCACGACTTAGAGGCCATACGCTCATGACCATCTCAAGTCTTGAAAATGGTGTTGTGATGAATAATGGTAATAAGATTGAAGTGGCACTTGGATATGCAACCCTTTATGGAGATGCAATCGGTGCACTCGCCATTTTAGGCGATCTCACAAAAATGGAAGTCGGTATGATTGGTCGTACTTTAAATCGTATTGCAGGTACAGAAATTGTTCCTCAAAATCTGATTCCTACCGAAATGGAAGATCGTGTCGATTGGGAGTTTGCACCGAGTGCGGAACTTGCGCAAGATCAATTTGATCCCATGAAATGGGGATACCATGATGCGTTGGTCAATGCCCTCATGCATGGACAGTTGGAAGCCATACTTAAATCATATCTCGATCAATCGATTTATAAGTCGGAACTCGGGAAGTATTTAACATCATACGGTTTAGAAAATGGTAAAATGTTTATCGATGATTTAAAATGGGTTCTTAAGACGATGAATACGGCAGTCTATAAACGTGTACAAATGCCGCCGATTGTAATGGTATCAGATTGTGCATTTGGGACACCGTATCGTGAGAGTCAATACGCGTTACATCTTACAGAGACTGAATTGAAATTAATGAATATAATCTATAATCTCTAA
- a CDS encoding TrmH family RNA methyltransferase, which produces MTRQGEIMIVSGKISVKAILKERKREIEYVAILDKHNDKESRYVERIAEGIIIKRLSRDDMDLLASNKTHGGYLVSCGKRSSDSLSHLPKQTLSLMCIEGVTDPFNLGEICRTVASLGFDGIITPNYDFYEHEAKLIRASAGASESLWWLQSDDLSSDLKSIQAKNVVMAAAYRGDESESLLNYNLPDRVCICLGGALRGLSKSVLEISDVHVRIDYDARVSLSSVGACSVFAYERYRQLEARK; this is translated from the coding sequence ATGACGCGTCAAGGAGAAATTATGATTGTATCAGGAAAAATTAGTGTTAAGGCAATACTTAAAGAGCGAAAACGTGAGATTGAATATGTAGCAATCTTGGATAAACACAATGACAAGGAATCACGATATGTTGAGCGTATCGCTGAGGGGATTATAATTAAACGATTATCTCGTGATGATATGGATTTGCTTGCGTCGAATAAAACGCATGGTGGCTATCTTGTCTCATGTGGGAAGCGAAGCAGTGATTCCCTAAGTCATCTACCGAAACAGACCCTTTCATTAATGTGTATTGAAGGCGTTACTGATCCATTTAACCTTGGAGAAATTTGTAGAACCGTCGCATCCCTTGGATTTGACGGTATTATTACTCCAAATTATGATTTTTATGAACATGAAGCAAAGCTAATTCGTGCCAGTGCGGGCGCAAGTGAATCGTTATGGTGGCTTCAAAGTGATGATTTAAGTTCTGACTTGAAATCGATCCAAGCTAAGAATGTAGTAATGGCAGCAGCATATCGCGGAGATGAGAGCGAGTCACTTTTAAACTATAATTTACCAGATCGTGTATGCATCTGTTTAGGTGGTGCTTTAAGAGGTCTTTCGAAGAGTGTGTTAGAAATTAGTGATGTTCATGTACGTATTGATTACGATGCGCGCGTTTCATTAAGCAGTGTTGGTGCATGCAGTGTGTTTGCTTATGAACGCTATCGACAATTGGAGGCGAGAAAATGA
- the queA gene encoding tRNA preQ1(34) S-adenosylmethionine ribosyltransferase-isomerase QueA — translation MNVNDFDFDLPEELIAQTPAEKRSESRLLVVDGMNLEDKHFYNIIDYLNEGDVLVLNDTRVIAARLFGEKPETGAHVELLILKFEGKTAECLVGNAKVVKLGTELSFGNGKLKAVCTHVGEEGLRNFDLVFDGIFLEILDELGQMPLPPYIHERLEDKERYQTVYSRVQGSAAAPTAGLHFTPELLEAIEAKGITIAPVTLHVGLGTFRPVKVDNVLEHKMHSEAYTMSQETAEILNDAKQDGRRIIAVGTNSVRTLETVMSKYGTFKECQGNSEIFIYPDYEWKAVDAIITNFHLPKSTLIMLVSAFMGKEAIDHAYKHAVDSKYRFFSFGDSMFLKARNTK, via the coding sequence ATGAATGTAAATGATTTTGATTTTGATTTGCCAGAGGAACTGATTGCGCAAACTCCTGCTGAAAAGCGAAGTGAATCGCGACTGCTTGTTGTTGATGGTATGAACTTGGAAGATAAACATTTCTATAATATTATTGATTATTTAAATGAAGGGGATGTTTTAGTACTCAACGATACACGCGTTATTGCAGCACGTCTGTTTGGTGAAAAGCCTGAAACAGGTGCTCATGTTGAACTTTTAATTTTAAAATTTGAGGGAAAGACGGCGGAGTGTCTTGTCGGAAATGCAAAGGTTGTTAAGTTGGGTACCGAATTAAGTTTTGGTAATGGAAAATTAAAAGCAGTTTGTACACATGTTGGAGAAGAAGGTTTAAGAAATTTTGATCTGGTCTTTGACGGAATATTCTTAGAAATCTTAGATGAACTTGGACAAATGCCACTACCACCATATATTCACGAACGATTGGAAGATAAAGAGCGTTATCAAACGGTATATTCTCGCGTTCAAGGGAGTGCGGCAGCACCCACTGCGGGGCTTCATTTTACACCGGAGTTGCTTGAAGCAATTGAAGCTAAGGGAATTACAATTGCCCCTGTAACACTTCATGTTGGACTGGGTACGTTTAGACCGGTTAAAGTCGATAATGTTCTTGAACATAAAATGCATAGTGAAGCCTATACGATGTCTCAAGAAACAGCAGAGATTTTAAATGATGCGAAACAAGATGGCCGCCGCATAATTGCAGTGGGTACAAATTCAGTTCGAACATTGGAAACTGTGATGTCAAAGTACGGCACGTTCAAAGAATGCCAAGGTAATAGTGAAATCTTTATTTATCCTGATTATGAATGGAAAGCAGTGGATGCAATCATTACTAATTTTCACTTACCAAAATCAACATTAATTATGTTAGTAAGTGCATTTATGGGTAAAGAAGCAATCGATCATGCCTATAAACATGCAGTTGATTCAAAATACCGATTCTTCTCATTTGGAGATAGTATGTTTTTAAAAGCACGTAATACGAAGTAG
- the tgt gene encoding tRNA guanosine(34) transglycosylase Tgt, which produces MSLGNKPLKLTLIKKSNESKARLTTIETHHGTVETPMFMPVGTLASVKFLSPEDLRSIGSQVILSNTYHLWLRPGEEVVRQAGGLHKFMNYNGPILTDSGGFQVFSLGKIRTISEEGVEFRSHLSGEKLFLTPEKAIQVQNALGPDIMMSFDECPPYPATYEYMKNSVERTIRWAARGKAAHQNPETQALFGIVQGGKYADLREHCAKELVAMDFPGYSIGGTSVGEPKDVMWQMIDHTIDFLPEDKPRYLMGVGSVDAIFEGVLRGVDMFDCVLPKRIARHGTAMTSTGRVNIKNKKWEYDFSPLDENCDCECCQNYTKSYLRHLIRCNEGFGMRLLSIHNLRFLLKLMEDIREAIKEDRLLELRDQVYESYGITGDDHPGW; this is translated from the coding sequence ATGAGTTTAGGTAATAAACCATTGAAGTTGACTTTAATTAAAAAATCAAATGAATCCAAGGCGCGTCTTACAACTATTGAGACGCACCATGGAACAGTAGAAACACCAATGTTTATGCCAGTAGGGACCCTTGCAAGTGTGAAATTTCTCTCACCAGAAGATTTACGAAGTATAGGATCTCAAGTGATTCTAAGCAACACATACCATCTCTGGCTAAGACCGGGTGAAGAAGTAGTTCGCCAAGCAGGTGGACTTCATAAATTTATGAATTATAATGGACCCATTCTAACAGATAGTGGCGGATTCCAAGTGTTTTCACTGGGTAAGATTCGTACAATTTCTGAAGAGGGTGTTGAGTTTAGAAGCCATCTTAGCGGTGAAAAACTGTTCTTAACACCAGAAAAAGCAATTCAGGTTCAAAATGCATTAGGGCCAGACATTATGATGAGTTTTGATGAATGTCCTCCTTATCCTGCAACCTATGAGTATATGAAAAATTCGGTTGAGCGCACAATTCGTTGGGCTGCTCGTGGGAAAGCAGCACATCAAAATCCCGAGACGCAAGCGTTATTTGGTATTGTTCAAGGTGGTAAGTATGCAGACCTTCGTGAACATTGTGCCAAAGAATTAGTTGCAATGGATTTCCCAGGTTATTCAATTGGGGGAACAAGTGTTGGTGAACCCAAAGATGTTATGTGGCAAATGATTGACCACACCATTGATTTCTTACCGGAAGATAAACCCCGTTATTTAATGGGTGTCGGAAGTGTTGATGCGATATTTGAAGGTGTATTGCGCGGTGTTGATATGTTTGACTGCGTATTGCCTAAACGAATTGCTCGACATGGTACTGCAATGACCTCAACCGGTCGTGTTAATATTAAAAATAAAAAGTGGGAGTATGATTTTTCGCCACTTGATGAAAACTGTGATTGCGAATGCTGTCAAAATTATACGAAATCCTATTTACGACATTTAATTCGTTGTAATGAAGGTTTTGGTATGCGACTCTTATCCATTCATAATTTGCGATTCTTATTAAAACTCATGGAAGATATCCGTGAAGCCATTAAAGAAGATCGATTGCTTGAACTTCGTGATCAAGTTTATGAAAGTTATGGAATTACAGGCGATGACCATCCTGGATGGTAA
- the typA gene encoding translational GTPase TypA encodes MKKIINIAVIAHVDAGKSTLVDAMLKSAGVFHENQVVLDQVMDSDDIERERGITIYSKNCSVNHGDIKINIVDTPGHADFSSEVERIIKTVDTVILLVDSAEGPMPQTRFVLKKSLEAGLKPILLINKIDKPDRRVEEVIEEVYELFMDLDATDEQLEFPILYGIAKKYIVQKTLEEEGTNIKPLFDTIVEHTPLYPDYDNDPLQFQISSLAYDEYVGRLGMGRITKGQVKRGQAVVVADNDGSTKRQNISKIFTYDGLKRVETDVAYAGDIVLVSGIDDISIGNTLCDVNHVEPLPPIVIEEPTLSMNFMVNASPFAGKDGKYVTSRNIKERLEKELEVNVGLRVEATESADSFKVSGRGELHLSILIENMRREGYELAISKPRVITQEIDGRKCEPIEEVIVEVPEKYSGTMISQISLRQGELTNMEEDRGMVKQFWNVPTRGLIGFRGDFINMTHGEGTMIRQFHGYEPMKGAISQRSNGSMVSTETGKSMTYSIFNLQERGQFFIGAQTDVYEGMILGIAARDTDMDVNPTKNKKATAVRSSGRDEAMKLTPPIPLTLEYALEFIRDDELVEVTPNFLRLRKRYLKAIDRKRAGRSDID; translated from the coding sequence ATGAAAAAAATTATAAATATAGCAGTTATCGCGCACGTTGATGCGGGAAAATCTACATTAGTTGATGCAATGCTTAAATCAGCTGGTGTTTTCCATGAAAATCAAGTTGTTCTAGATCAAGTTATGGACAGCGATGATATCGAACGTGAACGTGGTATCACAATCTATTCCAAAAACTGTAGTGTAAATCATGGTGACATCAAAATTAATATTGTTGATACACCAGGTCACGCCGACTTCTCAAGTGAAGTCGAGCGTATCATTAAAACCGTAGATACAGTTATTCTCCTTGTGGATAGTGCAGAAGGCCCTATGCCACAAACACGCTTTGTACTTAAAAAATCACTTGAAGCCGGTCTGAAACCAATCTTATTAATTAATAAAATTGATAAGCCAGATCGTCGTGTTGAAGAAGTAATCGAGGAAGTTTATGAACTCTTTATGGACCTCGATGCTACGGATGAACAATTAGAATTCCCAATTCTTTATGGTATTGCGAAAAAATATATTGTTCAGAAGACACTTGAAGAAGAAGGAACAAACATTAAACCGTTGTTTGATACAATTGTGGAACACACACCACTTTACCCAGATTATGACAACGATCCATTACAATTCCAAATTTCTTCACTTGCATACGATGAGTATGTTGGACGTTTAGGAATGGGCCGTATTACGAAGGGTCAAGTTAAACGTGGACAAGCAGTCGTTGTAGCGGACAATGATGGAAGTACGAAACGTCAAAATATTTCTAAAATCTTTACATATGATGGGTTAAAACGTGTCGAAACAGATGTAGCTTATGCTGGAGATATTGTACTTGTTTCAGGTATTGATGATATTTCAATTGGTAATACGTTATGTGATGTCAATCATGTTGAACCATTGCCTCCAATTGTTATTGAAGAGCCAACACTATCCATGAACTTCATGGTTAATGCTTCGCCATTTGCAGGAAAAGATGGTAAATATGTTACATCACGTAATATTAAAGAGCGTCTTGAAAAAGAACTTGAAGTGAATGTGGGGTTACGTGTTGAAGCAACGGAATCCGCAGACTCATTTAAAGTTTCAGGTCGTGGAGAACTTCACTTATCAATCTTAATTGAAAACATGCGTCGTGAAGGCTATGAGCTTGCAATCAGTAAACCTCGTGTTATTACACAAGAAATTGATGGACGTAAATGTGAACCGATTGAAGAAGTTATTGTTGAAGTGCCAGAAAAATATTCAGGAACAATGATCAGCCAAATTAGTTTACGACAAGGTGAACTCACAAATATGGAAGAAGATCGTGGAATGGTAAAACAATTCTGGAATGTTCCAACACGTGGTCTGATTGGTTTCCGTGGTGACTTTATTAATATGACTCATGGTGAAGGAACGATGATTCGTCAATTCCATGGATATGAACCTATGAAGGGTGCAATTTCACAACGTTCAAATGGTTCAATGGTTTCAACTGAAACAGGTAAATCAATGACATACTCAATCTTCAACCTTCAAGAACGTGGTCAATTCTTTATTGGCGCACAAACAGATGTTTATGAAGGAATGATTTTAGGTATTGCAGCTCGTGATACTGATATGGATGTGAATCCAACAAAAAATAAAAAAGCAACAGCTGTTCGTAGTTCAGGACGTGATGAAGCGATGAAGCTAACACCACCGATTCCATTGACACTTGAATATGCTCTCGAGTTCATTCGTGATGATGAACTTGTTGAAGTAACACCGAACTTCCTACGATTACGCAAACGTTATTTAAAAGCAATCGATCGTAAACGAGCAGGACGTTCAGATATTGATTAA